Proteins found in one Seonamhaeicola sp. S2-3 genomic segment:
- the xerD gene encoding site-specific tyrosine recombinase XerD, with the protein MKWEQLLKDYKLYLKIERGLSDNSIDNYARDVIKLIRYLETNEINASPISIASETIKQFIYEVAKNVNARSQSRIISGLRSFFSYLVFEDYRKENPLELIESPKIGRKLPDTLSEEEIDKIIAAINLSKPEGERNRAMLETLYGCGLRVSELVNLKISDLFFDEGFIKVTGKGDKQRFVPIVESTQKYINIYKNQIRPHLNIQQGFEDTLFLNRRGKQLTRAMVFTIVKQLAEEIGLKKRISPHTFRHSFATHLLQNDADLRSIQLMLGHESITTTEIYVHVDKSHLTKVVEKYHPRK; encoded by the coding sequence ATGAAGTGGGAGCAATTACTTAAAGATTATAAATTATACCTAAAAATAGAACGTGGATTATCTGATAATTCTATAGATAATTATGCTCGTGATGTAATAAAACTTATTAGATATCTTGAAACAAATGAGATTAACGCCTCTCCTATTTCAATTGCATCTGAAACCATTAAACAATTTATTTATGAGGTGGCTAAAAACGTTAATGCACGTTCACAATCTAGAATTATTTCGGGCTTACGAAGTTTTTTTTCTTATTTAGTGTTTGAAGATTACAGAAAAGAAAACCCTTTAGAGCTTATTGAGTCGCCCAAAATTGGCAGAAAACTTCCTGATACCTTATCTGAAGAAGAAATTGATAAAATAATTGCTGCCATAAATTTAAGCAAACCTGAAGGAGAACGCAACCGCGCAATGCTTGAAACCCTTTATGGTTGCGGCTTGCGTGTAAGCGAACTTGTTAATTTAAAAATATCTGATTTATTTTTTGATGAAGGGTTTATTAAAGTTACTGGTAAAGGAGACAAACAACGTTTTGTGCCCATTGTAGAGTCTACCCAAAAGTATATCAACATTTATAAAAACCAAATTAGACCCCATTTAAACATCCAACAAGGGTTTGAAGATACTCTTTTTTTAAACCGAAGAGGTAAACAACTTACCAGAGCCATGGTTTTTACTATTGTAAAACAACTAGCCGAAGAAATAGGATTAAAAAAGCGCATATCACCCCATACGTTTAGGCATTCTTTTGCTACACATTTATTACAAAATGATGCCGATTTACGCTCCATTCAACTTATGCTAGGGCATGAAAGCATTACTACTACCGAAATTTATGTACATGTAGACAAAAGTCACTTAACTAAAGTGGTTGAAAAGTATCATCCTAGAAAATAA
- a CDS encoding outer membrane beta-barrel protein — protein sequence MKKLLMSAAIAVLAFSQVNAQDETLYFGFSEGDVIVEGNVNFNSTNDKNSDTKTNAFGISPKVGYFLNDDLAIGGMLDFNSYKREVAGTDTDKTSGFGFGVFGRYYFLDLGERFKTYTELGVGYNIDDDKIADLKENTIGAGLTLGLNYFVKENIALTFGLDNLLSFSSSKYDTSGAKAETDFNLGAGSVNNPFGGTANFGVLFKF from the coding sequence ATGAAAAAATTATTAATGAGTGCTGCAATTGCAGTTTTAGCATTTTCACAAGTAAATGCTCAGGATGAAACTCTTTATTTTGGTTTTTCTGAAGGAGATGTTATTGTTGAGGGAAATGTAAATTTCAATAGTACTAATGACAAAAATTCTGATACAAAAACCAATGCATTTGGTATTAGCCCAAAAGTAGGTTATTTTTTGAATGATGATTTGGCTATTGGAGGTATGTTAGATTTTAATTCTTACAAAAGAGAAGTAGCAGGTACTGATACAGATAAGACTTCTGGATTTGGATTTGGTGTTTTTGGACGTTACTACTTTTTAGACTTAGGAGAGCGTTTTAAAACTTATACAGAGTTAGGTGTTGGGTACAATATAGATGATGACAAAATAGCTGATTTAAAAGAGAACACTATTGGTGCCGGATTAACATTAGGTCTTAACTATTTTGTAAAAGAAAACATTGCTCTTACTTTTGGATTAGACAATCTTTTAAGTTTTTCTTCTTCTAAGTATGATACTAGTGGAGCAAAAGCTGAAACTGATTTTAATTTAGGAGCAGGTAGTGTAAACAACCCATTTGGTGGTACTGCTAATTTTGGAGTTTTATTTAAATTCTAA
- the msrB gene encoding peptide-methionine (R)-S-oxide reductase MsrB: protein MKKLIVPLLCLFAFSCNTAAQKNNDTKQSFEVSKTEAQWKAQLTDLEYYVLRKSGTEQRFSSPLNKNYKDGIYLCKACETPLFKSEHKYDSGSGWPSFDREIKGNVAFSTDYNLGYARTEEHCATCGGHLGHVFNDGPKETTGKRHCINGVALKFIPNK from the coding sequence ATGAAAAAATTAATAGTGCCACTTTTGTGTTTGTTTGCTTTTAGTTGCAACACTGCTGCTCAAAAAAACAATGATACCAAACAATCTTTTGAGGTATCAAAAACGGAAGCGCAATGGAAAGCGCAATTAACAGATTTAGAATATTATGTACTTAGAAAATCTGGAACTGAACAACGTTTTTCTAGTCCGTTAAACAAAAACTATAAAGATGGTATTTATCTTTGTAAAGCATGCGAAACACCTTTATTTAAAAGTGAACATAAGTATGATTCTGGTAGTGGGTGGCCAAGTTTTGATAGAGAAATAAAGGGTAATGTTGCCTTCTCTACAGATTATAATTTGGGCTATGCTAGAACCGAAGAACACTGCGCAACATGTGGCGGGCATTTAGGACATGTTTTTAACGATGGCCCCAAAGAAACCACCGGCAAAAGACATTGTATTAATGGAGTAGCTTTAAAATTTATCCCAAATAAATAA
- the lpdA gene encoding dihydrolipoyl dehydrogenase codes for MSKYDIIVLGSGPGGYVTAIRASQLGFKTAIVEKESLGGVCLNWGCIPTKALLKSAQVFEYLKHAEDYGLNVKEASHNFDAVVKRSRGVADGMSKGVQFLMKKNKIDVINGYGKIKPGKKIDVDGTEYTADHIIIATGARSRELPSLPQDGKKVIGYREAMSLPKQPKKMIVVGSGAIGVEFAYFYNSMGTEVTIVEYLPNIVPVEDEDVSKQVERSFKKNGVKIMTSAEVTSVDTSGKGVKATVKTKKGEEILEADIILSAVGIKTNIENIGLEDVGIVVDRDKILVNDFYQTNIPGYYAIGDVTPGQALAHVASAEGIICVEKIANMHVEPLDYGNIPGCTYCTPEIASVGLTEKAAKEKGLDIKVGKFPFSASGKASAGGNKEGFVKVIFDAKYGEWLGCHMVGAAVTDMIAEAVVARKLETTGHEILKAVHPHPTMSEAVMEAVADAYDECIHI; via the coding sequence ATGAGTAAATACGATATAATAGTTCTTGGAAGTGGCCCAGGCGGATATGTAACAGCCATTAGAGCCTCTCAATTAGGTTTTAAAACAGCTATAGTAGAAAAAGAAAGCTTAGGCGGTGTGTGCTTAAATTGGGGGTGCATCCCTACTAAAGCTTTATTAAAATCTGCACAGGTTTTTGAATACCTAAAACATGCTGAAGATTACGGTTTAAATGTCAAAGAAGCTTCGCACAATTTTGACGCTGTTGTTAAGCGCAGTCGTGGGGTTGCAGATGGTATGAGCAAAGGTGTTCAGTTTTTAATGAAAAAAAACAAAATAGACGTTATTAATGGTTACGGTAAAATTAAACCAGGAAAAAAGATTGATGTAGACGGAACAGAATATACTGCAGACCATATTATAATAGCAACTGGTGCGCGCTCTAGAGAATTACCAAGTTTACCACAAGACGGTAAAAAAGTAATTGGCTACCGTGAGGCTATGAGCTTACCAAAACAACCAAAAAAAATGATAGTTGTTGGTTCTGGTGCTATTGGTGTTGAGTTTGCTTATTTCTACAATTCTATGGGTACTGAAGTTACTATTGTAGAATATTTACCAAATATTGTTCCTGTTGAAGATGAAGATGTGTCAAAACAAGTAGAGCGTTCATTTAAAAAGAACGGTGTTAAAATTATGACCTCTGCCGAAGTAACAAGTGTTGATACTTCTGGAAAAGGTGTAAAAGCAACTGTAAAAACTAAAAAAGGAGAAGAAATTCTAGAAGCCGATATTATTTTAAGTGCTGTTGGTATTAAAACTAACATTGAAAATATAGGTTTAGAAGATGTTGGAATTGTTGTAGATAGAGACAAGATTTTGGTTAACGATTTTTACCAAACCAATATACCCGGTTACTACGCAATAGGAGATGTTACTCCTGGTCAAGCATTAGCCCACGTAGCTTCTGCAGAAGGTATTATTTGTGTTGAAAAAATAGCAAATATGCATGTAGAACCGCTAGACTATGGTAATATTCCTGGATGTACCTATTGTACGCCTGAAATTGCCAGTGTTGGTTTAACAGAAAAAGCGGCTAAAGAAAAAGGCTTAGATATTAAAGTTGGAAAATTTCCATTCTCTGCTTCTGGTAAAGCTAGTGCTGGTGGAAATAAAGAAGGCTTTGTTAAAGTTATTTTTGATGCTAAATATGGCGAATGGTTAGGATGCCACATGGTTGGAGCTGCTGTAACCGATATGATTGCTGAAGCTGTTGTAGCTAGAAAATTAGAAACAACAGGACATGAAATTTTAAAAGCGGTTCACCCACACCCAACTATGAGTGAAGCGGTGATGGAAGCTGTTGCTGATGCATATGATGAATGCATACATATTTAA
- the aroQ gene encoding type II 3-dehydroquinate dehydratase has protein sequence MKKIIIINGPNLNLLGKREPNIYGSLTFTEFFEELKSKYPNVNLSYYQSNIEGELIDKLHEVGFSYDGVILNAGAYTHTSIGIGDAIKGIETPVVEVHISNTFGREAFRHQSYISPNAKGVILGFGLQSYELALESFL, from the coding sequence ATGAAAAAAATCATTATCATTAACGGACCTAATTTAAATTTATTAGGCAAAAGAGAGCCTAATATTTATGGTAGTTTAACGTTTACTGAATTTTTTGAAGAACTTAAAAGTAAATACCCCAACGTAAACTTAAGTTATTACCAATCTAACATAGAAGGTGAATTGATTGATAAATTGCACGAAGTTGGTTTTAGTTATGATGGTGTAATTTTAAATGCAGGAGCTTACACGCACACGTCTATTGGTATTGGTGATGCTATAAAAGGCATAGAAACACCTGTTGTTGAAGTACACATATCTAATACTTTTGGTAGAGAAGCGTTTAGGCATCAATCTTATATTTCTCCAAATGCCAAAGGTGTCATTCTTGGCTTTGGCTTGCAGAGTTATGAATTGGCTTTAGAAAGTTTTCTGTAA
- a CDS encoding M23 family metallopeptidase, whose protein sequence is MRLILLLTFVFPFLIGAQNKYPQDYFSNPLDIPLILSGTFAELRSNHFHAGLDIKTQQRVGLKVKAAADGYVSRIKVSHYGYGKALYITHPNGYTTVYAHLQKFAPAIEAYVKKQQYKKESYEVQMFPSAETLPVKKGSLIAYSGNSGGSGGPHLHFEIRDNAERPINPMLFGIDIADSKEPYVKSIYAYPLDENSFVNNSNEKQKLRLIPLKNGDYVVENIEAFGNIGFGIETNDRQNLAANSNGVYNIRTFFNGNNNFELDFKRFSFAETKHINQLIDYEHYVTKKQRIQKLFKINNPLSIYKEVLNNGILNIEDSTHSVYKIRVADYKNNETWVTLNIKGTKNKTVTPLKPKTTPYFIKADQAINLKQDKVTVDFYKDTFYEDFYIDFEVNNDTLKLHKNVIPTKKSFKITYDISNYKDQDKNKLYIARLLGYNKYPAYTSTKRKGDLLIATTKYLGTYALATDTIKPTISPLNFKNGQWLSKYRYLKVKINDKLSGVSNYRATVNGKWILMEYDYKTKTLTHDFNDGVVTDTKNNLKVIVTDNVGNNSTFEALFYRK, encoded by the coding sequence ATGAGATTAATCTTATTACTTACTTTTGTTTTCCCTTTTTTAATTGGTGCTCAAAATAAATATCCACAAGATTATTTTAGCAATCCTTTAGACATTCCTTTAATCTTATCTGGCACCTTTGCAGAGTTACGTTCAAATCACTTTCATGCTGGCTTAGATATTAAAACACAACAACGTGTTGGATTAAAAGTAAAAGCCGCAGCTGATGGTTATGTTAGTAGAATTAAAGTGTCTCATTACGGATACGGAAAAGCACTTTACATAACCCACCCAAATGGTTACACTACGGTTTATGCGCATTTACAAAAATTTGCTCCAGCTATTGAAGCTTATGTAAAAAAACAGCAGTATAAGAAAGAATCTTATGAAGTTCAAATGTTTCCCAGTGCTGAAACCTTACCAGTAAAAAAAGGTAGTTTAATAGCTTACAGTGGCAATTCTGGTGGTTCTGGTGGTCCTCATTTACATTTTGAAATTAGAGATAATGCAGAACGCCCAATAAACCCTATGCTTTTTGGAATTGATATTGCTGATTCTAAAGAACCATACGTAAAATCTATTTATGCGTATCCTTTAGATGAAAACTCCTTTGTTAACAACTCTAATGAAAAACAAAAACTACGTTTAATTCCGTTAAAAAATGGAGATTATGTAGTTGAGAATATTGAAGCCTTTGGAAATATTGGTTTTGGAATTGAAACTAATGATAGGCAAAATCTTGCTGCTAATTCTAATGGTGTTTATAATATTAGAACGTTTTTTAATGGCAACAATAATTTTGAGCTAGACTTTAAACGTTTTTCTTTTGCTGAAACCAAACATATTAATCAGTTAATTGATTATGAACACTATGTTACTAAAAAGCAGCGCATTCAAAAATTATTCAAAATAAACAACCCGCTTAGTATTTATAAAGAAGTTTTAAATAATGGCATTTTAAATATTGAAGACAGTACTCATTCTGTCTACAAAATTAGAGTTGCAGATTATAAAAACAATGAAACTTGGGTAACTTTAAATATAAAAGGTACTAAAAACAAAACGGTAACTCCTTTAAAACCAAAAACAACGCCTTATTTCATAAAAGCAGACCAAGCTATTAATTTAAAGCAAGACAAAGTAACTGTTGATTTTTATAAAGACACATTTTACGAAGACTTTTATATAGACTTTGAAGTTAATAACGATACCCTAAAACTTCATAAAAACGTCATACCAACCAAAAAGAGTTTTAAAATAACCTATGATATTAGTAACTATAAAGACCAAGATAAAAATAAACTATACATTGCTAGATTATTAGGTTACAACAAATATCCGGCATATACATCAACAAAAAGAAAAGGTGATTTATTAATAGCAACTACAAAATACCTTGGCACTTATGCCCTAGCAACAGATACCATAAAACCTACCATTTCTCCTTTAAATTTTAAAAACGGACAATGGCTAAGTAAATACAGATATTTAAAAGTTAAAATTAACGATAAACTCTCTGGTGTGTCTAATTACAGAGCTACAGTAAATGGAAAATGGATTTTAATGGAGTATGATTATAAAACAAAAACCTTAACACATGATTTTAACGATGGTGTTGTTACCGATACAAAGAATAATTTAAAAGTAATTGTTACTGATAATGTTGGAAATAATTCTACTTTTGAAGCGTTGTTTTACAGAAAATAA
- a CDS encoding DUF1572 family protein — protein MESYLPSIIKQFEYYKSLGDKTFNQLEFDEMLWQSNEDANSIAIIVKHLVGNMLSRWTNFLTEDGEKPWRNRDDEFVSSFNTKEELIAAWESGWLCLFKAIKPLNENNLEHIVYIRNGGHTVIEAINRQLAHYSYHIGQIVFLGKLLKGNDWQSLSIPKGNSTKYNKEKFSKEKSKRHFTDDL, from the coding sequence ATGGAAAGTTATTTACCCAGTATTATAAAACAATTTGAATACTACAAAAGTTTAGGAGATAAAACTTTTAACCAACTAGAGTTTGATGAAATGCTTTGGCAAAGTAATGAAGATGCCAATAGCATAGCCATAATTGTAAAACACTTAGTTGGTAACATGCTAAGTAGATGGACCAATTTTTTAACTGAAGATGGGGAAAAACCTTGGAGAAACCGTGATGATGAATTTGTAAGTTCTTTTAACACAAAAGAAGAACTTATAGCAGCTTGGGAAAGTGGTTGGTTATGCCTTTTTAAAGCTATAAAACCGCTCAATGAAAATAATTTAGAACATATTGTTTATATTAGAAATGGCGGACATACCGTAATTGAAGCCATTAACAGGCAGTTGGCTCATTACTCTTATCATATAGGGCAAATTGTGTTTTTAGGAAAACTTTTAAAAGGTAATGATTGGCAATCTTTATCTATACCTAAAGGAAATTCTACCAAATACAATAAAGAAAAATTTAGTAAAGAAAAAAGTAAACGCCACTTTACAGACGATTTATAA
- the rny gene encoding ribonuclease Y: MDNPIIIAVGGAILGLIIGFVIAKVLEKSKASKLIKEAKKNATLILKEARSEGENIKKDKILQAKEKFIELKAEHEKVILSRDKKMAEAEKRTRDKESQISSELSKGKKLNQSLESKIKDYNYRLDVLEKKQEELDKLHKSQVQQLEVISSLSAEEAKEQLVESLKGEAKNDAMAFIQSTLEEAKLTAEQEAKKVIINTIQRIGTEEAVDNCVSVFNIESDDVKGRIIGREGRNIRAIEAATGVEIIVDDTPEAIILSCFDSVRREIARLSLHKLVTDGRIHPARIEEVVKKTKKQIEQEIIEVGKRTVIDLGIHNLNPELIKMVGRMKYRSSYGQNLLQHSREVAKLCGVMAAELGLNPKLAKRAGLLHDIGKVPDAEADMETPHAILGMQWAEKFGEKVDVCNAIGAHHDEIEMKSLLAPIIQVCDAISGARPGARRQVLDSYIQRLKDLEDIAFGFNGVKKAYAIQAGRELRVIVESEKVNDDKAADLSFNISQKIQTDMTYPGQVKVTVIRETRAVNIAK, from the coding sequence ATGGATAACCCAATCATAATAGCCGTAGGAGGCGCAATTTTAGGCTTAATAATAGGATTTGTAATAGCCAAAGTGTTAGAGAAAAGTAAAGCTTCTAAATTAATTAAAGAAGCTAAAAAAAATGCCACTTTAATATTAAAAGAGGCAAGGAGTGAAGGAGAAAATATTAAAAAAGATAAGATTCTTCAAGCTAAGGAGAAGTTTATAGAACTCAAGGCAGAACATGAAAAAGTGATTTTGTCTAGAGATAAAAAAATGGCTGAAGCCGAAAAAAGAACAAGAGATAAGGAATCTCAAATTTCTAGTGAACTTTCTAAAGGAAAAAAATTAAATCAGAGCCTTGAAAGTAAAATAAAAGATTACAATTACAGGCTTGATGTATTAGAAAAGAAACAAGAAGAGCTTGATAAACTGCATAAAAGCCAAGTACAACAACTAGAAGTTATTTCTAGTTTATCGGCCGAAGAAGCTAAAGAACAACTTGTAGAGTCTTTAAAGGGAGAGGCTAAAAATGATGCCATGGCATTTATTCAAAGCACTTTAGAAGAAGCTAAATTAACAGCAGAACAAGAAGCTAAAAAAGTTATAATTAATACCATCCAACGCATAGGAACAGAAGAAGCAGTTGATAATTGCGTATCTGTTTTTAATATAGAATCTGATGATGTTAAAGGTAGAATTATTGGGCGTGAAGGACGTAATATTCGTGCTATAGAAGCGGCTACAGGTGTTGAAATAATTGTTGATGATACGCCAGAAGCAATCATATTATCTTGTTTTGATTCTGTAAGAAGAGAAATAGCCCGTTTATCTTTACATAAGTTGGTAACCGATGGTAGAATTCACCCTGCACGTATAGAAGAAGTTGTTAAGAAAACAAAAAAACAAATAGAACAAGAAATTATTGAAGTAGGTAAACGCACCGTTATAGATTTAGGTATTCACAACCTAAACCCAGAGCTAATTAAAATGGTAGGGCGTATGAAATACCGTTCTTCTTATGGTCAAAACTTGTTACAGCACTCACGTGAAGTAGCTAAGCTTTGTGGTGTTATGGCAGCAGAATTAGGATTGAATCCTAAATTAGCTAAACGTGCTGGTTTACTGCATGATATAGGAAAAGTGCCAGATGCTGAAGCAGATATGGAAACACCACATGCTATTTTGGGGATGCAATGGGCAGAAAAATTTGGAGAAAAAGTAGATGTTTGTAATGCTATTGGTGCGCACCACGATGAAATTGAAATGAAATCTTTATTAGCACCAATTATACAGGTGTGTGATGCTATTTCTGGAGCACGTCCGGGAGCGCGCCGCCAGGTATTAGATAGTTATATTCAACGTTTAAAAGACCTTGAAGATATTGCTTTTGGGTTTAATGGCGTTAAAAAAGCCTATGCCATTCAAGCAGGTAGAGAACTTCGTGTTATTGTTGAAAGTGAAAAAGTAAATGATGATAAAGCAGCAGATTTATCATTTAATATTTCGCAAAAAATTCAAACAGACATGACCTATCCAGGTCAGGTTAAAGTAACGGTTATTAGAGAAACCAGAGCTGTTAATATAGCTAAGTAA
- a CDS encoding PAS domain-containing sensor histidine kinase, with product MNENLKTNYTIRNIVDVNINLNYDKLTSKFALENSNIGVWDFHLTTNTVHYSKEAKRILCLDEKHETTFDWKKIIHPEDLDKLISTLKKHYDGEIPNYISEHRVLCSKGKYKWVKDSGRVVERDKLGTPLRIIGTVCDISERKEKEVETVQNLNIITNQNKRLQNFAHIVTHNLKEYTGNFESLLEFYDAADTDEEKEELIKHLKTVSNSLSKTIVNLNEIVSKQSTKKIEREKLNIYQCMEDTFKIMDIEIANKKALIINNVNPEIYIYANRSYMESIIQNLTSNALKYSHPDRKPIINIDSELSEDGILTITVTDNGIGIDLDKYGNDIFGLYRTFHGNKNAEGVGLYLTKSQVETLGGTIEISSQVNVGTTFTITMNIKKNPD from the coding sequence ATGAATGAAAATTTAAAAACAAACTACACTATTAGAAATATTGTAGACGTAAATATAAATTTAAATTACGATAAACTCACCTCAAAATTCGCCCTAGAAAACTCTAATATTGGAGTTTGGGACTTCCATTTAACAACAAATACTGTTCATTATTCTAAAGAAGCTAAAAGAATTTTATGCCTTGATGAAAAACATGAAACTACATTTGACTGGAAAAAAATAATACACCCTGAAGATTTAGATAAACTAATATCTACTCTAAAAAAACATTATGATGGAGAAATTCCAAATTATATAAGTGAACACAGAGTTTTATGCAGCAAAGGAAAATATAAATGGGTAAAAGACAGTGGACGCGTAGTAGAAAGAGACAAATTAGGAACCCCCTTGCGTATTATTGGAACTGTATGTGATATTTCAGAAAGAAAAGAAAAAGAAGTAGAAACAGTACAGAACTTAAATATTATAACCAATCAAAATAAAAGGCTCCAAAATTTTGCACACATTGTTACTCATAATTTAAAAGAATACACTGGTAACTTTGAAAGTTTACTTGAGTTTTATGATGCCGCCGATACCGATGAGGAAAAAGAAGAGTTAATAAAGCACTTAAAAACTGTATCAAATTCTTTGAGTAAAACCATTGTTAATTTAAATGAAATTGTTAGTAAGCAATCTACCAAAAAAATTGAACGTGAAAAGCTAAACATTTATCAATGTATGGAAGACACATTCAAAATTATGGATATTGAAATTGCTAATAAAAAAGCACTCATTATTAACAATGTAAATCCTGAAATTTATATTTATGCCAACCGTTCTTATATGGAGAGTATTATTCAAAACTTAACTTCTAATGCTTTAAAATACTCACATCCAGACAGAAAACCTATTATAAATATTGATTCTGAATTATCTGAAGACGGCATTTTAACCATTACGGTTACCGATAATGGTATTGGTATTGACTTAGATAAATATGGTAATGATATTTTTGGGTTATACCGTACATTTCATGGAAATAAAAATGCTGAAGGCGTGGGCTTATATTTAACAAAAAGTCAAGTAGAAACCCTTGGAGGAACTATTGAAATTAGTAGTCAAGTTAATGTAGGTACTACTTTTACTATTACTATGAATATCAAAAAAAATCCAGATTAA
- a CDS encoding NAD(P)/FAD-dependent oxidoreductase — protein sequence MNIPRTSYPRVIIIGGGFAGVALAKKLSKQEVQVVLLDKHNYHTFQPLLYQVSTGGLEPDSIAYPIRKILKDFPNFYFRLANVEEINAEKNKVKTSIGNLKFDYLVIASGSTTNYFGNTQIEKHSMAMKTIPQSLNLRSLILENFEDALLTSDLNERNALMNFVIVGGGPTGVELAGALAEIKKGILPKDYPDLDTRLAQIHIVQSGDCILKGMSDKASQKAEDFLEKLGVNIWKNVRVTNYDGKTATTNTDLTFETATLIWAAGVKGATINGLDGENFVTKGNRILVNEFNQVKGFNHIFAIGDVACMETETFPYGLPMMAQPAIQQGEQLGDNLLKLIEDKPMKPFEYKDKGAMATIGRNKAVVDLKNWKFQGVFAWYVWMFVHLFFLIGFRNRMVVFINWVYNYIRFDREARLIIRPFKRKNNV from the coding sequence ATGAATATTCCAAGGACAAGTTACCCCAGAGTTATTATTATTGGCGGCGGTTTTGCAGGTGTAGCTTTAGCTAAAAAATTATCTAAGCAAGAAGTTCAGGTTGTTTTATTAGATAAGCATAATTATCATACCTTTCAACCTTTACTATATCAAGTTTCTACAGGTGGTTTAGAACCAGATTCTATTGCTTACCCAATTAGAAAAATATTAAAAGATTTTCCTAATTTTTATTTTAGGTTAGCCAATGTTGAAGAAATAAATGCTGAAAAGAATAAAGTAAAGACTAGCATAGGCAATTTAAAATTTGATTATTTGGTTATTGCTTCGGGGTCTACCACAAATTATTTTGGAAATACACAAATAGAAAAGCATAGTATGGCTATGAAAACCATACCGCAATCGCTTAATCTCCGTAGTTTAATTCTTGAAAATTTTGAAGATGCATTATTGACTTCAGACTTAAATGAACGCAACGCCCTAATGAATTTTGTTATAGTTGGTGGCGGACCGACAGGTGTAGAACTAGCAGGGGCTTTAGCCGAAATTAAAAAGGGTATTTTACCAAAGGATTACCCAGATTTAGATACGCGTTTGGCACAAATACATATTGTACAATCTGGTGATTGTATTTTAAAAGGAATGAGTGATAAGGCGTCTCAAAAAGCCGAAGATTTTCTTGAAAAGTTAGGAGTAAATATCTGGAAAAATGTACGTGTTACCAATTATGATGGTAAAACGGCAACAACAAACACAGATTTAACTTTTGAGACAGCTACACTAATTTGGGCGGCAGGAGTAAAAGGAGCAACTATTAACGGTTTAGATGGTGAAAACTTTGTAACTAAAGGAAATAGGATTCTTGTAAATGAATTTAACCAAGTAAAAGGGTTTAACCATATTTTTGCTATTGGTGATGTGGCTTGTATGGAAACAGAAACTTTCCCGTATGGTTTACCTATGATGGCACAACCTGCTATTCAACAAGGTGAACAATTAGGTGATAATTTATTGAAATTAATAGAAGATAAGCCTATGAAACCTTTTGAATATAAAGATAAAGGTGCTATGGCTACTATTGGAAGAAATAAAGCCGTAGTTGATTTAAAAAATTGGAAATTTCAAGGGGTTTTTGCTTGGTATGTTTGGATGTTTGTACATCTATTTTTTCTTATTGGTTTTAGAAACCGTATGGTGGTTTTTATAAATTGGGTATATAATTATATTAGGTTTGATAGAGAAGCACGATTAATTATTCGTCCTTTTAAACGAAAAAATAATGTGTAA
- a CDS encoding cell division protein ZapA: MSEKLKIKLSIANRVYPLTIEASQEEGLRKAAKNIDYMIKQFEQSYSVRDKQDVLAMCALQFASQVEQKSIDKENVNNHVEVKLKELNQLLNSHLNS; encoded by the coding sequence ATGTCAGAAAAGCTTAAAATAAAGCTATCAATAGCTAATAGAGTATATCCTTTAACCATTGAAGCAAGTCAGGAAGAAGGATTACGTAAAGCTGCTAAAAACATTGATTATATGATTAAACAGTTTGAGCAAAGTTATTCTGTTAGAGATAAACAAGATGTATTAGCAATGTGTGCTTTACAATTTGCATCTCAAGTAGAACAGAAATCTATTGATAAAGAGAATGTGAATAACCATGTAGAGGTAAAGCTTAAAGAGCTTAACCAATTATTAAATTCACATTTAAACTCTTAA